CACAAACTGACAGTTTTCTACTACAAAATAGTACCCAACCTGCACCCGACCTGTAACAGTGCTGACATGGTTCTGCTTAGTAGCAGGGCCAAAACTGTAACCAAACCGGACTGGTTGTGTCTCCACCATCCAATTGGTCAAAATGCGGGTAGACACCAGTGTTCTGCATCGACAAAAATTGATTATGAGAAGGAAAAAAtggcatattttatatatttttaattattagcaGCTTCACACATCGTGATGTATTATTTCATTCATAATTCGGAACTTGAAAAGGTCCAACCTCCTACATTAAAAATTACTATGGAACAGCTGCAAGGAATGGACTTGTAATGCAAATCTACACAAGCGTATCCTAATTCCGCTAGCATTTTATGCTTACGTAACACAGCAATTCTCACAGATATGCTAGTGAAATTAGCACACAgcaaaataattataataataacaattactGCATATAGTAAATAATGTTGCATACCATGTGAACAGAAAAACAATTGTCTCTTTTGTTTTACATCACTGTCACTCTCCAAACTCAGCAACGCTTTTACCGGGCCAACCCTTCTGCAGTAGAAAACCAAAACGGGCTGGAACCGCGCTGTAACTAGTCACTTGTCGCagtacggctcgggtacggctcagttcctgtatgccagtggaaaagcatcATATTACATCAGAAaaaggatgtgtgtgtgtacgtttgCAGCACATTTCAGGAATAGCAAGTCACTGCCAAATCAAAGGAAATCCTAAATAGGGCACTGGGTTACAGTCACAATCAGGGGTCATCACCATAGTGGATTGGGACATACATTTTGATCAAGAtgaattttttaacatgaacatatatcagtgtttccaatagtttggagctgggagggagcaaaaacgtggacatgTGGGtggcttgggaaacactggtctaaataGTTCTTTTCTCAGACAAAACATTTTGCCACTTATACATTTGTCCATATACAGACATGTTGACGATCCCCGATTACAACTGTTGTTTGTCTACAGGTACAAGGGTGATGTAAAAGTAtagttaaaaataataaataatttcaacCATGAGTGATTTTTGGTTTAAAGTAAACTTCCTTTCCCAACAAACACAGGAGAAAATGATACGAAAGAAAAATGGCACTCACCCCTACCATATGGTACTAAAAGAGACAGGAAGGTAGGAAACCAGAACTGCTTCTGTGATCCTTGGCATTGGAGGGGTGCGACACGATTCCTTCAGCAGAAGCTCACCAGTAAAAACTGGCGTTCGTAGAAAATGTTAGCTCAAGTGTATCTTGCTCAACTGGTTTGACAACCGATGACTGGAACAGTCATTTATATTCTCATCAGGCCATTGGTGACTAAGTGTGCCCAGCAGATGCGGATGTTGTCATTCTGGAAGATTCCACAGCCATCAAGAGAGAAATGTTCAACCAGGGAATGAATGTGGTCACACAGAATGCCTTTGTATGTATTAGCATTTAACCTGTCCTCTGCGTTGAGGTTGAGTGGGTTTAAATCATGATTAGGAAATACAACCTTGCAGTCAGATGACGTAGACTTGTTTGTCTCTTTTGCTATGGATCTCAGCCTCAGATAGTCACAGTTAGAGTGTGTTTGCATCTTTCCACAGTTGTCTGCAGCTGATAATGTCTTTTCCTCATATCTCTGTATTAAACTCACCTTACCCACTGTTCCTCAAAAAAATGTCAGCAGGTTGATCAGTGTTCTCACTGCAGATGTGCATTAACAATCACCCCTCTCTCAAAGTCAGAGGTCACTACCTCCAGCAATAGCAGCCAAAAAAATGGAGTGTACATGACCCTaagccaggggtggccaatcttatccgcaaagggccggtgtgtatgtgggtttttgcGGTAACCTGTATGTCAGCTGgtaaaacccaggtgtgaggactcttcagccaatcagtcctctaattagtaatctaattagggagttgcagcgaaagcCTGCATacgcaccggccctttgcggataagattagcCACCCCTGCTCTAAGCTAAGGGGTGCGTGGAAGCACCTGTTCCACTTTCCATTCCTCATTTGCTAAAGCACATGCAGTTTGGAGGATACCAatatgggataccagtccacccCAGAACATTTATATTCAGCATGTTCCATATGCCACGGTATCaatatttgcattttatttatctatcagACACTGTAATCTaaagcaacatacaattgaGGAAGCAGTGCCAGCCAGTCCATGGACCAATTAGGGTTGGGGGTCTTGCTGAATGGTTTgagccagcaaccttccaatcacagacacagaatcCTAACCCATAGTGCTACACACCATCCCTGAAAAATGCACCGGTAAAGATAGCTGATTCTCTTTACATATATGCAgcacaggaaagaaaaaaacataatgGATGATAACATATATCTGAATCATACATACTGAATGAATCGGTTTATTATACTGCTGAACCATTTGCATGATCAATGAGATGCATGGTAGTGTCTTTTGTTTGATTGAGATTACATAAAAGTAACATTACTATAAGCTTTTGTATTGTTGAGTTCAAAACAGCCTGCTCCTGCTATTTATGCAGGCTTCTGATCTTCAGGATCGGCTGGTTTTGCTGGTTCTTCCTCATAGATACTTTCCATGAGCACAGCAGTCGTCATGCTTCTGCACTTATGAACATACATAGCGAGGGTAGGGTAAAAGCATGATTATTAATCAACAGATGATGTGTGTGCGGGGGAGGGTGTGGTAGAACAATGGCTACTACCTCACACATTACATATGCAAGCACACGATGCATATGTATACAAAAAAAGACTGATAGACTCTCCACAGAGCATCAGACAGACACGTCACAGCTATTAAATAAAGCACAGTGTCAACAATTGTTGACAAGCTCTAAACATAACTGCCAAAGAATTGTTCAtcttggaaatgtttttttgcaAGAGTATGGAACACAATGTATTACACTGACACACAATCTAGCGGGAGTCCACTGAGGAACTTACCAGCACCTGTTTTCAGCTTGAGGATGTACCATGAGTATGAGACCAGTAAGAGAAACGAAGCATATGGAGAAGGAGGAGTAGGAGAGAGCAGCATGACAAGGGCCAGGAGAGCAGGGGGTTTGGTGAGTGCGTCTGACTCACTCCTGTCTTtcattcagtgtttttttgtgtgtcatGCAATCACAGCCACACATCATGCACAAGCTACTCCACCAATCACAGGTAACTTCGTCATACACAGGTTACTCCACCAATCACAGGTTAATCTGTTACACATAGGTTACTGTTACTCCGTCACCCAAAAGTTACTCCACCAATCACAGGTTAATCTGTCACACATAGGTTACTGTTACTCCGTCACCCAAAGGTAACTCCACCAATCACAGGTTAATCTGTCACACATAGGTTACTGTTACTCCTTCACCCAAAGGTTACTCCACCAATCACAGGTTAATCTGTCACACATAGGTTCTGTTACTCCGTCACCCGAAGGTTACTCCACCAATCACAGGTTAATCTGTCATATACAGGTTACTGTTACTCCACCACTCACAAGTTACTCCATCACCCAGAGGTCAATCTATCACCCACAGGTTACTCAGTCACCCAGATGTTATTCCTCCACCCACAGGTTACTCCATCATCTTCAGTTTACTCCGTCACCCAGAAGTTCCTCCATCATGCACAGGTTACTCCACCACTCAGGTTACAATACCACCACAGGTTACTATGTCATGCACAGGTTATGCTGTCACCCAGAGGATACACTGTCATGGACAGATTACCCCATCACCCACAGGTTACTCGGCCAAAGGCAAATAAGCGAAAAGTTTAAGTTAAAACAGTTTATTCATTAATGTGTGTTCATTGTACAGTCAATTTAGTAGACAATAAATCATCTGATTTCCTGTCTCGTGCGCAAGGGCAAATGGTCACGGTACTCAAAATTTGGAGAATGTGTGGACAGAGACTGTCTGTAAACAAGTGAAGATTCATGACTTCAGTCAGACAGCGTTTGTAAAGACTCTGCCCTTTTGCTTCTGCACCGGTTCTCGGAGGATACGGACAAACGTGGACAAACAGTGGCTGTCCAAACGTAATTAGACAGACCAGCAATTAAATACAATTATGGTGTACTCATTCACAAATATCTGTAAAGTTCCATTCATCAAAATATATCAAAAAATAGGTACGtcgcaaaacaaaacatttttgctGTATGGAAAAATGCACATATGTGCAATAAAGCAAAGccaggaaaataaaaaataatgaggAAGAGCATCTCATTTTCCATGTAGGGAAGAGAAATTGCAGCTCACCTCAGTAACAGCAATAATGGTAATGAATGTACAGTAAAATAATCACAGGGTGTTTTAGCCAGAAGCATCATGCAAATCCAATGCAGCTACTGTGAACTGACAGTGAGTACATATATTAAGCTCGTTAtctcaatatactcatgtaaaAATAAGTAGAAAGGAGCCATGCTAAAGTGACACAGCTGGCGGCCTACTTGGGCCTGCAAGGCCTACCAGAGCCACCCATTCACCAAGACCTGCTTAACCCCAACCGAGTACAGAAAACAGGGAAGGCTGATTTTAATGCAGCTCACAGTGAGGCTGTAACTCTTACACAGCTCCATGAGAGAACTGGTTTTAATGATcacatttagtttgtgtaataattataatgaaAGAATTTACACCGACAGATGTGCCCATGGATCTCTAAACTGCAAAGGCGTGCCTGTGATGTAATGTAGCAGTCAGCTGAGTAGCATTAGCTTAGCAACACTTATGCATCTCTGTGCTCAAGGGTATGAAATCAATGCTCTATAATGTGAACAGGTCACATGCTTTTCCACCACACAGATGTATTTCTGGAACAAATGTTCTTTTCATATGGAatatccctgccccccccccccccaaagaactGAGAACTAGGTTACTGTATAACTTCAACATAATTTGCTGGGTACAGTCCTTCTCTGCCTCCGTCTTTCATTCCTCTGCACCAGCCCTGGTCGTCCTCTTCCTCTGTCTTGATGAACTCATCCCCTGAGGAAAAATCAGAATGCAGCGGAGGGAAGCTCATGATGAACAGAAGACGAGAGCGGACTAAATGATATGCTTGAGAGTGACAATTTCGCTAGATTTCAAATGCATTTTCTGGCTTTGCTACAGATGTTTGTGGATATTAAGGAAGTGCTGGGCAAAATTCCAGCTGAATATTAAAACTTAGGGCTCCAGAAAGATCTTGCCTCCTAACCTAAGGATGTCAgcattataaaataattgtttgaGCTATTCAGAAGCAATTTCATCCTTCCTACAGAATTTATGAGCTtgtattaagttaaatataattttaaataagGACACATCCAATATAACTCCTGGTCATCTATAGGGAAGTGACAGCAACTAGCACGTGGTTTTTGCTGATTTTGGCCTGACTGGAATGCCATAATTGCAGTTATCAATATCACTGCAAAGTGAGAGCGAGCCAGCAAGTACTCAGCATACAAAATGGCAGAGCTGGGCACAGAGGACTGGTGAAAAAAAGGCAAGACTGAGGGACGATCAGTCAAACGCAAACAGGGTTGTGGACAGAAAGACCGGCAGGCCTTATTCATACACTTAAAGAGATAGCTGTTAGCGATTAGCTAGAGGAGTCACCTGCTTTAAAGGAGAGTTCATCTGGCTCCTGTCCCACGTAGTCATAGAGAGCCCTGACGCGCAGCCCTCCAATCATCACACTGCAGGACAGAGAAGGCCACGGGGGCAGGCGTTAGGCTTTACCTTGGCACTCTGTGTGGGAACAGGCACGATTACGCTCATCTTACGCTCTTTCTGGCGGGTTCTTCTGTTCTTccttctttcctttcttctgcTTTTTTTGAGGTGCAGTCCAttcctgaaaaatgtcccctcATCTTTTAATCAGTCCTCAAATACTACAAAGACACGCCTACCTGATGCAGTCAGGCCACCGGCCCATTCTATGATGCTTTTGTTCACTGATGGTCTGTATTGTACCTGGAAGTGTGGCCAGTCGGTGGACATCCCTGGGCCATGGCTATTCTTCCACCAGCGCAGGTCTTCCTGCTCATTGATGGACATCAGCGTGTGGTGGAGCTCGCTGTACACCGCCTTCACACTGAAAGGTATGATTGGGGAGCTAAGAAGTTGACAGGAAGAGGAAAGACCTacaggaacaggaaaggcctacAGAAAAAACAAAGGCCTACAGGACGAGGAAAGGCCTACAGGAAGAGGAAAGGCCTACAGAAAAAGCAAAGGCCTACAGGATGAGCAAAGGCCTACAGGATGAGGAAAGGCctacaggaaaagccaaggccTCAGCCTTAACATCATGCTGGCCATCAGTCTGTCCAGAGAGGTAACAGCATGTAAGACCTGCTCTGGTCGTAAATGTGAATACAGCTGTGCAATGACGGGAGAGAAAGAAGTTTAAAAAATGGGAGTTTAGGCTAAGGAAGGGCAACAAAGTCAGGGTGTGTAAAATCTGCAAAGACAGAGCAGAGGTTTGGTTTTTATTGTCAGGGTATTGGAACATCCTTAGTAATATGTCTTGCAATATTGTTGGTGATTAAGTACTGATTAGAGAATAGGTTTGTCATCTGGCTTTGCCCCACTGGGGGGCACCCTCCCGTCCAGTCGCAGTGTGCGTGCAGAGGGTGGGGTTCACCAGAAAGAGACAGAGGCTCCCAGCGAGCACATTTACTTCTCATCATTAGTGACATCCAGGTGCCTGTGTATAGAGAGGAAGGCCTGCTTCAGGAAGCTGATCCTCTTCCTCTCCTCTTCCTGGGACTGGTCAAAAATGGACTCCATCTCCTCCATGTAACGGGGGGCGTAACGTGTGACTTCCTCCAGCACCTTCTCATAGCGGCTGCGCACCTGGGGGGTCAAGGTTAAGGTTAAGGATGTGGGAGGGGGCGTAGAATGTAACCTCTGGGGTGACCTCGACCATGGTCAGTTTCATCAACAAAATGTTTTTACAGTAGTATATCTAGGTTGTCTGCAGCTCAAGGTTTGGTTCCCAGATCATAGGGTGTACTGTCAAACATTTGAGAACATGAGCAAGAACACAAGCAGAGCCAATTATTAAAAAGAGATGGCaggttttaatttttctttttatgtgtttgcatctttgtCTGGCCACAAACTTTGCTGACATTTGTATTTACATTATGCATAAAAATTTTAACAAAAGATTACAAATATAAATTGTTTTTCTGAGTCTTTATTGAAAACATTCTAATTTTGGATTAAATTTGTATTTATAATTAAATTGTGGGCCTTCTCCTGTGTTACTGGTTAACGGACCCGTACCGACACTCACTTTCTCCTTTTCCAGTCTTGCCTGCTCCCTCTCCTCTTGGATCTTCCTCTGCTTCTCGATGGCGATGTCAGGGTTTCCCCTGGCGTGGGCCTCCCGGTCTTGGGCGACATGTTCCTTGCGGCATGCTTTATGGTAGGCATTGCGCGCCTTGTCCAGCTAGAGGACACCACAGACGACGGCCCGTGTAAACCTAGCGAAGGACATCCCTCCCAACTCATTCCGACAGGTTGAAAACACGGCGCACGACAGCAAGCAGACACGTGCACTAATCTATATAGAAGCCACAACTCACATTTACTAGGACTACAGAGAAATGTgcgtctttaaaagaataactcGCTTAGCTGTGTCAGTTGTAAAGGGAAGGAAATCCATTACTGGTACACTACAAAGTAACATACACATTCACCTTTCTCAACCAAAAGGGAAGATATGCGATCGGTCAGTAGCAGAAGATATCATGGGTGTAAAAACTAGTCAATATAACCCCCCTGgacccccttgaatgggtggaGACTTCAACCTCCCCCAATGCTCAACCCGAAAGTTATGCCCTTGGGAGATATAAAGTTACTAATTATGCAAACTTTGCTCAAAGACCAATAGCATGATCGGTGACCCATACATGAATATTCCCAGTGACTTCACcctgaaaaatgtcccaagCTTTCACTTCATCTACTGGGTGTGTTTACCTTCTTCAGCCTCTTTGACCATGGTTTCTGGGCACGCGAGAAGCCTGTCTCAAAGTCTTGCGATTCCCGAAAGCCCCCAAACATTTTCTTGTGGAAGGTCTCCTTCTGCCACGTCCGCATTCGGTCCCCATCCTCAGACACGAGGGATCGGCAGATGGAGGTGTGCAGGATGGACAGGCGATCAGCAGAGGTGAGGAAGCACTGCCACGCCCGCAAGAGAGAGCCATAGAGGGGACCTGGCAGAGGGGGgcatgggtgggggtggggagtaAGGAAGGAGCAGGCCATTGTCACAGCACAACACCTACAGCCCTGCCGGGGCAATTAAGATACCCCAAGGGGGGCATTGTGTGACTCACTGGGTTAGGCCtccatgatcagaaggtcgctggcaTAAATTCCGTCCTCAGCAAACCAGTCATATGTCTGTTGCTCCTTTGGCAAGAGACTTACTGTCCCCCGAAATGCTCCAGGGCTACCGGACAGATGGCTGATCCTGTactctgaccccaagcttccctctgaactatatatatgtgtgtgtatatgtctcaaaggagagcaagataAGATACGGATAAGACAGACCTCTACAGTGAGCCGGGGGTGGTGCTACTCACTCGCATCCACCAGCGGCTTCCACTTGGTGCTCCACTCGCTCAGCTGCTGTGCGTACTGCCTCTCCACCCGCGCCCTCTCCTGGAAGCATGCCACAATCTCGCTGCACGCCTGGAAGGAGTCCTCCGTGCGCCGCACTGTACTCTGGTAGTTCCCCGGCTGATGAAGACATTGAGTATAAAGCAGGGATCATTCGCCAGCTGGGCGGGGGGGGAATCACTGAGCCCATTACAAGTCATTTATGGACTGCTTCACGCTAAAGCCATGTTTGACTGATTGCCCCGTCTGCTATCAGTGCTTTCACATAcaggtttttcttcttttaaaggAGGAAAAAGTGCcggcatgcgtgtgtgtatgcacgcgcaggagagagaaagaaagagagagagagagagagagagagagagagaggcacgtAATGGTATTTCCAGAGCGAGTATTTGTTTGTTGATGTGGAGTCTGGCAAATCCATCTGCTATTTTCCTGGCGCTGTGCTGTACTTCCCCGTCTTGCCGTTTCTCCTGGAGTCCTTTGCATGAGCTGCGTGCTGCAGGGTCCCGGCAGTCTGAGGCTTCTCAGATAATCCCACCATAGTGCTGCGATACCATAACGTCGTCTCCAATTAGACAGCACCTGTTACCagttactctttgtggagacaGAGGTGCCGGATATGGGAGACATTGGCTTTGGCACACAAGCGGTATGCCACCTTATCTGTTCAGCAtgaatttcggtcaacggtaaAAGAAATAGGAGGCGTACTCTGTGAATTTTCTTTATGGCCTCGCAAACACGTTGCCGTGCTGTCAATGCAGGCCATGCGACACCTGCGAGACAAAGAGGGCACACTTGGGGCTAAGTGGAAGCATGCAAGTGACCCACCAGCCAAGAGTTACACAGCAAGCAGATTGTGAGCGTGTGCAACTCACATGGCCGCCAGCCAAGGGagacatgggggggaggggcggggcaaGGGGGTGCTTTAAAGGAAGGCAAAAGTGGGTTAAGAAAAATGGAGGGAATGAAAAGGAAGTCTGGAAAAGTGACAGAACGGTAACCGGATAGCTGGAATCGAACTATTCTGACTTGGAGCCACCGTGTGTGGAAGCCAGGAACTGGAACGAGGAATCTGAATGTCCTTCATGAGGCTGAGAGATTCAGAGGAGACACATTTTAGATGTATATTTTTCTCCTTATCGTTCCATGCCTTTTAATGGGGCTGTGTCATTATGGAGCCCTGCCAACATGGGCCCGAGTGTTAGCAGTCTGTTTATCTAAGTCTGTCTCTGTTCAGAGTCATTTTTAGCCTCACCATCCAGAAGCTTTGGTTGCTGGCATCCTCAGAAGGGTTTTCGTTCGGGAGGGTCGACATGCTGGAGAACCTGAGCAAGAAGGAGACACATTCAGTGAAGTTAACCTTAAAAATTTTATTAAGTGCATCTAGCTGTAAGATGTTGGGAGGGGGGAACCGCAATGTCTGGCGATGGGGAGAGTTCAGGTGATGATTCAGATTCTGAATCAGCCAATAGGATTGCCTGTTGTATTCTCTCGAAGGGAGCATGCCCATATGTCCAATCACACACCATCTTACAATCCTCTTTATTTCCCCACATTACTTTACAGCGTTTCCCCCTGTGACGACACCAGAGCGGCTCGTCTTTTGTTTTTCTAACTCCCATCACATTTGTTAAACCCAGCTCTGCTAATGCATTCGTGGAAAATCTGACGTAAGCCTGAGGACACGTGGTGgcctcggggtggggggggctgggggtaggGGCTGGTTATGTAGATCCCCACCGCAGCTAGAATCTCCACAGCTACCTCCTGCCAAAAGCACTGTAATCTTAACCACAGTCATATAGTAAATATTACACCAAATAGCAGCCCCCATCCTGCTATATGCAAACAAACATGCATGAGATTGGCGGCAGGGTTGTGGCCATTGGGAAGTTTGAAGACAGATAACTTAACTGCTGAAGAATAGAATTGACTCTCGAACTGAATATGAACACTGTTTCATTTATTAATGAAGTTAATTCCACGCTGTATGTTACCAGATTCATATTCTAACTGCACAAACAGGCCAtggggagaggggagggggaATCACAGGACACCAATTAGCCCAACTGCATGACTTTgggctatttatttatttagtgatcagtgatcattgttgacacaccacagcacacagtgcacaacaactgAATGTGTCCTGtgcatttaacccatgtgtgacatcgtgacatagcagggggcagctaattcagcgcccagggagcagtgcttgggggtggtaccttgctcagggtacctcagtggtgccttactggttggggattcaaacctgcaatctttaaATTACAAGTGAGGTTCcccaaccattaagccaccactgcccatagCCACCAGTGCCCTTGTGACACAGGGAGAATGACCTACACACATGTGGAGGTAAGATTTGAACCggaaaccctggaggtgtgagacacATATGAAATATAATGTGAAAATTACATTTACTAGAGAATGTGGTGAGTGCCTattgaataaaaagaaaaaagaaatgttAAGAGTTATATTACACTAACCCTTATTACACACAGCCTTCCTTCAAAATCCAGCAAGTTACATCAAACAATTTAAATTTCCCAACTCTTTGCGACCCCTTACTTTCTCAGGGATGACTTCCAGGTGCTGCATTTATTTACCAAATTCCCCAGCTTCTCCGGTAAAAATCCTGTTCATGAAGTTATTTTCCTGTCTGCTATAGTACTAGATCTTTGGCTGGTTCTAAACATAAAACTGCAGTGTTTAAATGTACTATGAAgaattcttatttttttaaagtgtgTTGAAACCCAGATACTGATGATAAATAACAAGCAGGACCCAGGTAGGGTTGGTAATATATGATAACTCTGCTCAGAAGTGAACCCTCAGTGTCAGATACAGGATGAGAGGAGCGGGATCCGGCCTCCACTGACAGGATCTTCTCCAAAGCTTTCAAAGCGCGATATAAAGTAGCCCGTAGCATCCTGACATTTTTGGCCAGAGTTCACTTTTCTATGTTCAATCTGTGCTCAGATGTCACCCTTCATTCACCCACTGCTCCCTCACATCTAGGCTTTCATCTGTGCTTATTTTAAACCTGGGCCCAGCCCTGGAATGGGTGTCTCTGGGAAAAGCTCTGCATAAATGAAGCATTAGCTGTACTAAggccatttttaaaaatgcaaaggaCCGTCTTATATAAGTCTACTGGTTTCTTGTAATTCACAGCCACCTCTCATATATgagtaaaataaaaactaatacaAAAGCCCGTTAATTCATGTTCTGTCTAGAGACTGTACAGtgaaaaacattatttaaaaatgtgctCTGTAGTCTGAAGCTAAAGCAGGTAGATAGAGATATTTATTGTCGATTGTACAGCTTTTGGGTGGGGTCCAGTGTGGTAGTTTGAGCACTGGTGTTGCCCGCATTTACATATTCTTTCACGTATTTGGCAAAGGGAGATATTTAAAGAGCCAGAACAGCAGCAACAGATATTTAGCTCCAACAGTCTCAAAACTCCAGCAGAGAGTGGCACATCCCAC
The sequence above is a segment of the Brienomyrus brachyistius isolate T26 chromosome 5, BBRACH_0.4, whole genome shotgun sequence genome. Coding sequences within it:
- the LOC125743027 gene encoding protein kinase C and casein kinase substrate in neurons protein 2-like codes for the protein MSTLPNENPSEDASNQSFWMPGNYQSTVRRTEDSFQACSEIVACFQERARVERQYAQQLSEWSTKWKPLVDASPLYGSLLRAWQCFLTSADRLSILHTSICRSLVSEDGDRMRTWQKETFHKKMFGGFRESQDFETGFSRAQKPWSKRLKKLDKARNAYHKACRKEHVAQDREAHARGNPDIAIEKQRKIQEEREQARLEKEKVRSRYEKVLEEVTRYAPRYMEEMESIFDQSQEEERKRISFLKQAFLSIHRHLDVTNDENVKAVYSELHHTLMSINEQEDLRWWKNSHGPGMSTDWPHFQEWTAPQKKQKKGKKEEQKNPPERAVMIGGLRVRALYDYVGQEPDELSFKAGDEFIKTEEEDDQGWCRGMKDGGREGLYPANYVEVIQ